The following are from one region of the Nostoc cf. commune SO-36 genome:
- a CDS encoding DUF565 domain-containing protein gives MQNTRLNNLFDAIATRLGQWFLNPWRRLSLLIMSFLFGFFLANVTSTTAGQRAELDIFVAGFLVVLTEVTSRIFYSQNFFAKRSLFVESLNLLKVGFIYGLFLEAFKLGS, from the coding sequence ATGCAAAACACTCGTCTCAATAACTTATTCGATGCCATTGCTACACGCTTGGGGCAATGGTTTTTAAATCCTTGGCGGCGGCTATCGTTGCTAATCATGAGTTTTTTGTTCGGTTTTTTTCTGGCAAACGTAACGTCCACTACAGCCGGTCAACGGGCAGAATTAGATATTTTTGTCGCTGGTTTTTTAGTAGTATTAACGGAAGTAACTAGTAGGATATTTTACAGTCAGAACTTTTTCGCCAAGCGATCGCTCTTCGTAGAATCACTAAATCTGCTCAAAGTTGGTTTCATCTACGGCCTGTTTCTCGAAGCCTTTAAACTGGGATCGTGA
- a CDS encoding glycerate kinase, translating into MNLWLDEILATDGVGETWQQQAIEAALADRLRAKAFGITPENVNEVIKERSHLLKSVFPAFSQFCQTTFQLEPHKMLQVLWDLWLPLGIKLASQRQQLKRPLIQGILGGQGTGKTTMCKILSLILNQLGYRTGSLSLDDLYKTYSDRLLLTQEDPRLIWRGPPGTHDVDLGLNVLDQIRQLQSSVMFPRFDKSAFGGAGDRTTSDIVTGVDIVLFEGWFVGVRPIDPDLFDTAPPPIVTDEDKAFARDINFRLHNYLPLWERLDSLIVLYPTDYRCSLEWRKQAEQQMIAAGKSGMSNAEIEQFVNYFWRSLHPELFIKPLVKDATVVDLVIEIHADHSFGAVYCDRAKLFH; encoded by the coding sequence ATGAATTTGTGGCTGGACGAAATTTTGGCAACGGATGGAGTGGGGGAAACTTGGCAGCAGCAAGCAATAGAAGCAGCGCTGGCAGATCGGTTACGGGCTAAAGCTTTTGGGATTACGCCGGAAAATGTCAATGAGGTGATAAAAGAGCGATCGCATTTACTAAAATCTGTCTTCCCAGCTTTTAGCCAATTCTGCCAAACTACTTTTCAACTCGAACCCCACAAGATGTTACAGGTGTTATGGGACTTGTGGCTGCCGTTGGGAATCAAGCTAGCATCGCAGCGCCAACAGTTAAAACGCCCTCTGATTCAAGGAATATTGGGAGGACAAGGCACTGGTAAAACCACAATGTGCAAAATTCTCAGCTTGATTCTCAATCAATTGGGATACCGGACTGGGAGTTTATCTTTGGATGACTTATATAAAACTTACAGCGATCGCTTACTTTTAACACAAGAAGATCCCCGCTTGATTTGGCGCGGCCCACCAGGAACCCACGATGTAGATTTAGGTTTAAATGTACTAGATCAAATCCGCCAGTTGCAAAGCTCAGTGATGTTTCCGCGCTTTGATAAATCTGCTTTTGGAGGCGCTGGCGATCGCACGACTTCAGATATAGTAACAGGTGTAGATATTGTACTATTTGAAGGTTGGTTTGTGGGTGTGCGACCAATCGACCCAGATTTATTTGATACTGCACCACCCCCAATTGTCACAGATGAAGATAAAGCATTTGCCCGTGATATAAATTTTCGCCTCCACAATTATTTACCACTGTGGGAGCGATTAGACAGCTTAATTGTGCTATATCCAACTGATTATCGCTGTTCGTTGGAGTGGCGCAAACAAGCTGAACAGCAGATGATTGCTGCGGGTAAATCGGGGATGAGTAATGCAGAGATAGAGCAATTTGTCAATTATTTTTGGCGATCGCTTCACCCAGAATTATTTATTAAGCCGTTGGTAAAAGATGCAACAGTGGTTGATCTAGTGATTGAGATCCATGCCGATCATAGCTTTGGTGCAGTGTATTGCGATCGCGCCAAACTGTTTCACTGA
- a CDS encoding universal stress protein, which translates to MNKPIVWVHGDCLSPNNPALQKYPDAPAIWVWDEALIEEWQLSLKRLAFIYECLLELPVVIRRGDVAQEILAFAQEHDANLVVTANSPSPRFDDICNQMQPSITVEVLEVEPFFDYDGYIDLKRFSRYWKVAQNYV; encoded by the coding sequence ATGAATAAACCAATTGTTTGGGTACATGGAGACTGCCTCAGTCCAAATAATCCGGCATTACAAAAATACCCTGATGCCCCAGCTATCTGGGTTTGGGACGAGGCTTTGATAGAAGAATGGCAATTGAGTCTTAAACGTCTCGCTTTCATCTACGAATGTTTGCTAGAGTTACCCGTTGTTATTCGTCGTGGCGATGTGGCACAAGAAATTTTAGCTTTTGCTCAAGAACATGATGCCAATTTAGTTGTCACAGCCAATAGTCCCAGTCCCCGGTTTGATGATATCTGTAATCAAATGCAGCCTTCTATAACAGTGGAAGTGCTAGAGGTAGAACCATTTTTTGACTATGACGGCTATATTGACCTGAAACGGTTCTCGCGCTATTGGAAAGTGGCTCAAAATTATGTTTGA
- a CDS encoding FAD-binding domain-containing protein translates to MSKDMQREFTNRDELVAYLREQFPSVAERDDHISETVGGRQAAEKALQKVDPVSYAKTRNFFTGAVTRLSPYIRYGVLSLREIRDYVLERVQHQNDATKLINELGWRDYWQRLYVKLGDKIWKDQEEYKTGYTVAEYAAELPQDIRQGTTGRVCIDGFSHDLKETGYLHNHARMWLAAYIVHWQRIRWQAGAKWFLEHLLDGDPASNNMSWQWVASTFSQKPYFFNRENLERYTKGIYCQKCPLYGHCDFEGSYEELEQRLFPKGEFSKQANSQSWQRGKKGKK, encoded by the coding sequence ATGTCTAAAGATATGCAACGCGAATTTACCAACCGCGATGAGTTGGTAGCCTACCTCCGCGAACAATTCCCAAGTGTAGCAGAACGCGATGACCACATCAGCGAAACTGTGGGGGGACGCCAAGCAGCAGAAAAGGCACTGCAAAAAGTTGATCCAGTAAGCTACGCCAAAACACGTAATTTCTTCACAGGTGCAGTCACGCGTCTTTCGCCTTATATCCGTTATGGCGTTTTGAGTTTGCGAGAAATTCGAGATTATGTCCTTGAACGGGTACAGCACCAAAATGATGCTACAAAATTAATTAACGAGTTAGGTTGGCGCGATTACTGGCAACGGTTATATGTCAAGTTAGGGGATAAAATCTGGAAAGACCAGGAAGAGTACAAAACTGGTTACACTGTGGCTGAATATGCAGCCGAATTGCCGCAAGATATCAGACAGGGAACCACAGGTAGAGTTTGCATCGACGGTTTTAGCCATGATTTAAAAGAAACTGGCTATCTACATAACCACGCCCGAATGTGGCTAGCAGCTTACATTGTCCATTGGCAGCGTATTCGTTGGCAAGCAGGAGCCAAGTGGTTTCTCGAACACCTTTTAGATGGTGATCCTGCTAGTAATAATATGTCGTGGCAGTGGGTTGCCAGTACGTTTAGTCAGAAACCTTATTTTTTCAACCGTGAAAATTTAGAACGCTACACCAAAGGCATTTATTGCCAGAAATGTCCGCTTTACGGTCATTGTGATTTTGAAGGCAGCTATGAAGAATTAGAACAGCGACTTTTTCCCAAAGGGGAATTTAGCAAACAAGCCAATAGCCAAAGTTGGCAGCGTGGAAAGAAAGGTAAAAAGTGA
- the bcp gene encoding thioredoxin-dependent thiol peroxidase has protein sequence MSNIPQVGQPAPDFSTRDQNDNLVTLDDLSSQWVVLYFYPKDDTPGCTTEAKDFTELYQEFSELGAKILGVSPDLGKSHCKFISKHNLSITLLSDPEHILIEAYGAWRLKKFMGKEYMGVVRSTFLISPDKIIAYAWPNVKTKGHALAVLTKLRELAAT, from the coding sequence ATGAGCAACATTCCCCAAGTTGGACAACCAGCGCCAGATTTCTCCACCCGTGACCAAAATGACAATTTAGTTACTCTCGATGACCTCAGCAGTCAGTGGGTTGTCCTCTACTTCTACCCCAAAGATGACACGCCCGGTTGTACCACCGAAGCGAAAGATTTCACCGAGTTGTATCAAGAATTCAGCGAACTGGGAGCGAAAATCTTAGGCGTAAGCCCAGATTTGGGTAAATCTCATTGTAAATTTATCAGCAAACATAACTTGTCAATCACCCTTTTAAGTGACCCAGAACATATTTTGATCGAAGCCTACGGCGCTTGGCGATTGAAAAAATTTATGGGCAAAGAATATATGGGTGTTGTTCGCTCAACTTTCTTAATTTCACCTGATAAAATTATTGCTTATGCTTGGCCAAATGTGAAAACCAAAGGTCATGCTCTGGCAGTTTTAACTAAATTACGGGAATTAGCAGCCACATAA
- a CDS encoding restriction endonuclease subunit R, which produces MVQFIQAQNVGLAYLEERFSLQLAEDEAFFTEWFENLPEITDLEKQDLDKIKLHFLRLVKRPPLSEETVKLVVLSSLLNLAGFYDEPFYMRGEESIRISAEDEGEIIRGRIDVLVIQEQFWLLVIESKRSSFSLLEAVPQALVYMLANPNQDKPTFGLVTNGSHFIFVKLTKQNIPKYDLSDEFTLLKRKSELYQVLSILKKLSQSLS; this is translated from the coding sequence ATGGTTCAATTTATCCAAGCACAAAATGTCGGACTTGCTTATTTGGAAGAAAGATTTAGTCTACAACTAGCCGAAGATGAGGCATTTTTCACAGAATGGTTTGAAAATTTACCGGAAATTACAGATTTAGAAAAGCAAGATTTAGACAAAATAAAACTTCATTTTCTCCGCTTAGTTAAGCGTCCTCCTTTGTCAGAAGAAACGGTGAAATTAGTAGTTTTATCTTCTTTACTCAATTTAGCTGGATTTTATGATGAGCCTTTTTATATGAGAGGCGAAGAATCAATAAGAATTTCTGCGGAAGATGAAGGAGAAATAATTAGAGGTAGAATTGATGTTTTAGTTATTCAAGAACAATTCTGGTTGTTAGTAATTGAATCTAAAAGGTCTAGCTTTTCTCTTTTAGAAGCCGTACCTCAAGCACTTGTTTATATGTTGGCTAATCCTAATCAAGACAAACCTACTTTTGGATTAGTAACAAATGGTAGTCATTTCATTTTTGTAAAACTGACTAAACAAAATATACCCAAGTATGACTTGTCTGATGAGTTTACGCTGTTGAAACGAAAAAGTGAACTGTATCAAGTTCTAAGCATATTAAAAAAATTGAGTCAAAGTTTGAGTTAA